Part of the Streptomyces sp. NBC_01460 genome, GGCGGAGTTGGAGCGCGGGGACGGAGGGCGGTGGACCGTCACCGCCTACGTCCCGCACAGGTCGCGCGCCTGCTGAAACCCGGCTCCGACCCCACGGCGCTGCCCGCGTACGGTGTCGACCACGTCGGCGCCGCACACGTGTGGGCACGCGCCTGCGGCCCCGGCCGGAGTTGACGGGCCAGGGCGGCGTTCCGCGGTGTGTTCAACCGCCCGCGGTCACGAGGTGCGGTGGCTGAGGACCGTTTCGCGGAACGAGGCGACCACGGGCCGCAGATCGGTGCGGTGCCAGGCGGCCCACAGGTGTACCGATGCCTGGTGCCAGGGCAGTTCCCGGATCTCGACGCCTTCGGTGGTTCCGCGGACCATGCTCCTCTGGACGAGTGCGAGTCCCAGGCCCGAGGCGACCAGTCCCAGTGCCGTGAGGGGTTCCGGTGCGTCGAGCCGGATGTCCGGTGTGAAGCCCGATGCCACACACGCGGCGATGAACGCGTCCCGGGTGGCCGGCTCGTGGGAACTGTCGACAGCGATCCATGGCCGGCCGTCCAGATCCTGCGCCGTGATGACGTCACGGCCCGCGAGCTCGTGGCCGGCCGGCAGGGCGAGGAGCAGCGGGTCCTCCAGCAGGGGGGCCGCCAGCAGATCCGGATCGTCCTCGGCGGGAGGCCGCTGGACGAGGGCGATGTCGAGGCTCCGCTGCCGCAGGCCGACGAACTGCTCCTCCGGGGCCAGGCTGTAGAGCGCCACATGGATACCGGGCCGATCCTCCTGCAGGGTGCGCAGCGCCGCCGGAAGGACGCCGGTGTGCATGGCGTCGGTGACGTACCCGATGCACAGCCCCCCTTCCTCTCCGCGCCCCAGGCGGCGGCCGAGGTTCTCCAGCCGGTCGGCGTGCCGCAGCAGCGCCCGCGCCTCGGTGAGGAAGACCCGCCCGTCGGCGGTCAGGCGGATGCGCTGCTGGGTGCGCTCGAAAAGGGTGAGGCCCAGGTTCTTCTCCAGCTGGGCGATCTGCCGGCTGAGGGGGGACTGGGAGATGTGCAGTTCCTCGGCGGCCCGGCCGACGTGTTCCGTCTCGGCCACGGCGATGAAGTAGCGCAGTTGTCGCAGGTCAAGCATGTAAGACCTCGGGGGACTCAACTCAGTCCAAGCGAGTCTTGGACAGTCTCAAGTGTTGATCCTAACCTCGAAGAAGTCCACCGGACAGACGTCGTCATCCTCACGAAAACGACGTCTCGCACGTCCCCCTCCCTCTCGCAAGGAGAACCCCCTCATGGCCATCACCCCCCTCCTGCCGGGACCGCTCGGCTTCGGCACAGCGCCCCTGGGCAACATGTTCCGCGCCATCCCTGACGAGGAAGCGGCTGCCACCGTCGAGGCGGCCTGGGACCACGGCATCCGCTACTTCGACACCGCACCCTTCTACGGTGCCGGGCTCGCGGAGATCCGTCTGGGCGAGGTCCTCGCCGCTCACCCGCGTGACGCGTACGTCCTCAGCACCAAGGTCGGCCGTGTCATCCAGGACGAAGCCGAAGACCCTGCCACCCGTGACCTCGGTGAGAAGGGCGGCCTCTTCGAACACGGGCGTCCCAACAAGATGGTCAACGACTACACGGCCGACGCGACGATGCGCTCCATCCAGGACAGCCTCGACCGGTTGAAGACCGACCGCCTCGACATCGTCTGGGTCCACGACGTCGCGCAGGACTTCTACGGCGACGAGTGGCTCGCCCAGTACGAGACCGCCCGTACCGGCGCCTTCCGCACCCTGGAGAAGCTCCGGGACGAAGGCGTGATCAAGGCGTGGGGCCTGGGCGTGAACAGGGTGGAGCCGCTCGAGCTCACCCTCGGCCTCGACGAGCCCACACCCGACGCCTTCCTCCTCGCGGGCCGCTACACCCTCCTCGACCACAGCCGGGCCCTCCAGCGCCTGCTGCCCGCCGCCGCTGAGCAGAACGTCGACATCGTCGTCGGCGGACCCTACAGCTCGGGGATCCTGGCCGGCGGACGCCACTTCGAGTACCAGGACGCGCCCGCCGAGATCATCGACAGGGTGGAGCGGATCAAGACCCTCGCCGAACAGCACGGCGTCGGCATCAAGGCCGCCGCACTGCAGTTCTCCCTGGCTCACCGTGCCACCGCGGCCGTCATACCCGGCGCCACCAGGCCCAGCCGCATCGCGGAGGACGTCGCCGCACTCGGCGAACGGATCCCGGAGGACTTCTGGACGGCGCTGCGCGACGAGCAGCTGATCGCCGCCGACGCCCCCGTACCGGGCACCCGCTGACGTCCCGTCCCGAATCCCGCTGACTTCCGCCCACACGCAAGGAGACCCCCCATGGCCACCACCACCGCATCCATCCGTCTTCCCGTACCGCCCGACCGCGTCTGGCAGCTCATCGGCGGGTTCGACGCCCTGCCCGACTGGCTGCCGTACATCCCCACGAGCCAGCTCGGCGAAGGGGGCCGCGTCCGCAGCCTCACCAATGACGAAGGCGGTGTGATCGTGGAGCGCCTCGAGACCTTCGACGACAAGGCCCGCACCTACAGCTACTCCATACTGCGGGCGCCGTTCCCGGTCACCGGCTACCTCTCCACCATCGCCGTGCATCGGGACCCGGACGCCGCCTGGTCCCGCGTCGACTGGAGCGGCACCTTCACGCCCGACGGGATCGCCGACGACGAGGCGATCGCTCTCTTCCACACCATCTACAGCGACGGACTCGCGGCACTCCGCCGCACCCTCGCCCCCTGACCGACACCGAGGCGGGGGCGGGACATCCGCCCCGGCGCGCTCCGGAGCACCCGCCCTTCAGGCGGGTGCTCGGCCGCCGCAGCCCTGCGCCTCCCGGCTCAAGGCATCAGCGTTTCGTACCCGTCGCCGCCCTCCGGGCCCGGCAAGGACCGTGAGCGGAACGTACGGCGGTAGGCGTCGGGCGGCACACCGACCGTCCGGTGGAAGTGCCGGCGCAGGGTCGTCGCGGTGCCCATGCCGGTGGCCGACGCGATGGTGTCCACCGTGTCGTCGGTGGTCTCCAACAACTCCTGGGCGTGACGGATCCGTTGGGTGTGCAGCCACTGCAGTGGGGTGGTGCCGGTCACCGACCTGAAGTGGCGGCCCAGGTGACGCGAACTCATCCGCGCCTCGCGCGCCAGGTCCTCGACGGTGAGCGGCTGGTCAAGCCGCTGGAGCACCCACGGGAAGAGCCCGGCGAGCGGGTGACTGCCCGGGGCGGGGACCGGGGTGGTGACGAACTGGGCCTGGCCTCCGTCCCGGTGAGGTGGCACGACCAGGCGGCGGGCCAGCGTGTTGGCGATCGACGAACCGTGATCGAGACGGACGAGATGCAGGCACAGGTCCATGGCGGCGGCCTTTCCGGCCGATGTGAGCACGCTGCCGTTGTCCACGTAGAGGACGTCGGGGTCCACCCGCACCCGGGGGTGACGCTCGGTCAGCTCCTGGGTGTGTGCCCAGTGCGTGGTCGCCCGGTGGCCGTCCAGAAGGCCGGCGGCGGCGAGCACGAAGGCGCCCGTGCAGAGGGAGGCCACCCGTGCGCCCGCCTCGTGGGCCGTGCGCACCGCGTCCACCAGCTCGGCCGGCGGATCCTGGCCGATCTCCGCCCAGCCGGGGACGATCACGGTGTCGACGCGCGAGAGGTGGTCGAGTCCGTGGTCGGGTTCCATGGAGAAGCGGCCGACGCGCACCGGGCCCGGCCCGCAGAGTGAGAGCCGATACCACGGGCCTGTCACGCCGTTCGGAGGATTGCCTCCGAAGACCTCGCAGGCGAGGGCGAGTTCGAAGTGCAGCATGCCGTCGGTGACGGCCAGCCCGACAGTGGTCATGTCGGAAATTGTACGGGGCATGGCGTTCCGGACAGTGGTGAAGGGATGCAGGCTTTGCCAGTCTGTTCCTGACAGACCACAGCGGATCATTCGCGTACAGGGGGAAGTTCATGAGATCGGGCCAGACGGTGGCGGTGTTCGGCGCATACGGGCACACCGGGCGGTTCGTGGTGGCGGAGCTGGCGGAGCGTGGGTTCCTCCCGGTCCTCACGGGCCGCGACGCCGAGAAGCTGAAGTCACTGACCTACGAGACCGGGTGGGAGGCCCGCTCCGCGTCGGTCGACGACCCTTCCGCCCTCGACCGCGCGCTGGCCGGTGCGGCTGCCGTGATCAACTGCGCCGGCCCCTTCGCCACGACGGCCGGCCCCGTGATCGAGGCGGCCCTGCGGGCCGGGATCCCGTATCTGGACGTGGCGGCCGAGATCGAGGCCAACGTCGACACCTTCGCGCACTTCGCCGGACGGGCGCGGGACGCGGGAGCGGTGATCGTCCCCGCCATGGCGTTCTTCGGCGGCTTCGGCGACCTGCTGACCACCGCCGCGATGGGCGACTGGACGGAGGCCGACGAGGCGCACATCGCGTACGGGCTGAACAGCTGGCACCCCACGGCCGGGACCCGCTCGGCGGGCGCGGTGTCCCGGCAGCGGCGAGGCGGCCGGCGCATCGTCTTCACCGGCGGGCGGCTGCAACACCGCGAAGACGCCCCGCCGACCCTGGAGTGGGCCTTCCCCGATCCGATGGGCGCGCGGGCGGTCATCGGGGAGTTCACGATGGCCGACGTCGTGACCGTACCCAGCCATCTGTCCGTCCCCGAGGTCCGCACCTACATGACGGTCGAGGCCGCCCAGGACATCGCCGCGCCGGACACACCGACGCCGGCCGCGGTGGACGACCAGGGGCGGTCCTCCCAGACCTTCCTCGTCGACGTCGTCGTACGCTCGGGCGACGACGAACGGCGCGCGGTGGCCCGCGGGCAGGACATCTACGCCGTCACCGCGCCACTCGTGGTGGAAGCGGTCGACCGCGTCCTCACCGGACGGTCGAAGGCCGTGGGCGTCGTCTCCGCAGGAGAGATCTTCGACGCCCCCGACTTCCTCCGCGCGCTGTCCCCGCACATCACCGTGGAGCTCCGTCCCTAACCGCATCGACCCGCGCCGCGCCGGAACGTGTCCCGTCGGTTCGGGCTCGCGCCGGTGCCGGACGGCCGGACCGATCCCCCGCCGGGAGGGACTCCGGAGGCGTGCCGCCTCTCACCGGGGCCCTGCCGTCCCGTCACCGACGGGGACGCCCAGCCGTGCGGCCACGGTGGTGAGTGCCGTTCCCAGAGGGAGCGCGACGCGGGTGAGGGCATGGCGGTCACCCCGGGTCGGGTCCCGGTTGACGATGAGAACCGGCGTTCCGGCCTTCTCCGCCTGGCGGACGAACCTGAGCCCGGACATCACGGTGAGCGACGATCCCAGGACCAGCAGTGAGGCAGCCTCGCGGACCAGACTCCGGCAGAGCTCGACTCGTGACGGGGGCACGGCTTCGCCGAAGAAGACCACGTCCGGTTTGAGGATGCCGCCGCAGACCGTGCAGGGCACCACGGTGAAGTCCCCGACCTGGTCATCGGTGAGATCGGCGTCACCGTCCGGGTTCATGGCGGCGGCCACCGGAGCGAAGCCCGCATTGGCCTCCTCGAGCCGCCGTGCGAGCTCGCGGCGTGGGCTGGACGTTCCGCACGAAAGGCAGACGACCCGGTCCAGGCTTCCGTGGAGCTCCACGACGCCGTCACTGCCGGCGCCCTGGTGCAGGCCGTCCACGTTCTGGGTGATCACGCCGGAGAGCAGGCCGTGGCGCCCGAACGCGGCGACGGCCCGGTGCCCGGCATTGGGGCGCGCCCGGCCGAACGTGCGCCAGCCCAAGTGGCTGCGCGCCCAGTACCGACGCCTGGCCTGGGCGTCCGCGGTGAAGTCCTGGTAGGTCATCGGGGTGTGCCGGCTCAGGCTCCCGCCCTCGCCCCGGTAGTCGGGGATGCCCGACTCGGTGGAGATGCCCGCACCGCTGAGCACCAGGACGCCACCGGAGCCCAGCGCATCCGCGAGAGGCTCCAGATCCGTGGTGCCCGGCGGGAGGTCCTCATCGGGGGTCCAGCTCAGGGTGGGGCGCATACGCATGCCCCCAGGGTACGGAACCACCGCCCACACCTGTTGTCGCCGGCGACGACGGGCCAGGGCGGACAGCGTCTCCGCCGCGCAGAAGCACCTGGAGCCGTGCAGAGCTCTGCGGAGCCACGTGGAAGCTATGCCTCCACGTACGCCACGATCGTGATCGTCTGCATGGCGGTCACGTAGTAGATGATCCGGACGCCGTCGATCTCGTCGGAGTAGTCCCGCAGCAGGGTGCCGGGCACCGGTGTGCCCAACTGGGGACTGACGCTGATCGCGACGATCGCACGGTCCAGGCGGTGCGTCTCGGAAGCGGTCAGCTTGGACAACTGAGTGAGCGCGGGCTCCACCGTGACCACGCGCGAGCGGCGCGGCCCGTGCTCAGGCGACACGTGGCTGCTCGTCCGCCAGGCGGGCGAGGTGCGCGTCACGGGCCGCCTCCCACGGGACCCCCGTCTCCGGGGCCGGGTAGCCGTTCGCGGCGATGTCCTCCAGCACCGTGGCAAGAAGGTCTGCCTTGGCCCGCTCGGCGGCCGCGTACGCGCGAACCGACTCGGCGGCGGGCTCGTCGAGCGGCTGGCGGTCGGGCGAGGTGGCCGGCTGCTGGCTCATCCGGGGCTCCTGGCTGTCATCTGGCGTCGTTCCCACCACGG contains:
- a CDS encoding SRPBCC family protein, encoding MATTTASIRLPVPPDRVWQLIGGFDALPDWLPYIPTSQLGEGGRVRSLTNDEGGVIVERLETFDDKARTYSYSILRAPFPVTGYLSTIAVHRDPDAAWSRVDWSGTFTPDGIADDEAIALFHTIYSDGLAALRRTLAP
- a CDS encoding aldo/keto reductase; translation: MAITPLLPGPLGFGTAPLGNMFRAIPDEEAAATVEAAWDHGIRYFDTAPFYGAGLAEIRLGEVLAAHPRDAYVLSTKVGRVIQDEAEDPATRDLGEKGGLFEHGRPNKMVNDYTADATMRSIQDSLDRLKTDRLDIVWVHDVAQDFYGDEWLAQYETARTGAFRTLEKLRDEGVIKAWGLGVNRVEPLELTLGLDEPTPDAFLLAGRYTLLDHSRALQRLLPAAAEQNVDIVVGGPYSSGILAGGRHFEYQDAPAEIIDRVERIKTLAEQHGVGIKAAALQFSLAHRATAAVIPGATRPSRIAEDVAALGERIPEDFWTALRDEQLIAADAPVPGTR
- a CDS encoding LysR substrate-binding domain-containing protein, which translates into the protein MLDLRQLRYFIAVAETEHVGRAAEELHISQSPLSRQIAQLEKNLGLTLFERTQQRIRLTADGRVFLTEARALLRHADRLENLGRRLGRGEEGGLCIGYVTDAMHTGVLPAALRTLQEDRPGIHVALYSLAPEEQFVGLRQRSLDIALVQRPPAEDDPDLLAAPLLEDPLLLALPAGHELAGRDVITAQDLDGRPWIAVDSSHEPATRDAFIAACVASGFTPDIRLDAPEPLTALGLVASGLGLALVQRSMVRGTTEGVEIRELPWHQASVHLWAAWHRTDLRPVVASFRETVLSHRTS
- a CDS encoding saccharopine dehydrogenase family protein, translated to MRSGQTVAVFGAYGHTGRFVVAELAERGFLPVLTGRDAEKLKSLTYETGWEARSASVDDPSALDRALAGAAAVINCAGPFATTAGPVIEAALRAGIPYLDVAAEIEANVDTFAHFAGRARDAGAVIVPAMAFFGGFGDLLTTAAMGDWTEADEAHIAYGLNSWHPTAGTRSAGAVSRQRRGGRRIVFTGGRLQHREDAPPTLEWAFPDPMGARAVIGEFTMADVVTVPSHLSVPEVRTYMTVEAAQDIAAPDTPTPAAVDDQGRSSQTFLVDVVVRSGDDERRAVARGQDIYAVTAPLVVEAVDRVLTGRSKAVGVVSAGEIFDAPDFLRALSPHITVELRP
- a CDS encoding NAD-dependent protein deacetylase; this encodes MRMRPTLSWTPDEDLPPGTTDLEPLADALGSGGVLVLSGAGISTESGIPDYRGEGGSLSRHTPMTYQDFTADAQARRRYWARSHLGWRTFGRARPNAGHRAVAAFGRHGLLSGVITQNVDGLHQGAGSDGVVELHGSLDRVVCLSCGTSSPRRELARRLEEANAGFAPVAAAMNPDGDADLTDDQVGDFTVVPCTVCGGILKPDVVFFGEAVPPSRVELCRSLVREAASLLVLGSSLTVMSGLRFVRQAEKAGTPVLIVNRDPTRGDRHALTRVALPLGTALTTVAARLGVPVGDGTAGPR
- a CDS encoding GlxA family transcriptional regulator codes for the protein MTTVGLAVTDGMLHFELALACEVFGGNPPNGVTGPWYRLSLCGPGPVRVGRFSMEPDHGLDHLSRVDTVIVPGWAEIGQDPPAELVDAVRTAHEAGARVASLCTGAFVLAAAGLLDGHRATTHWAHTQELTERHPRVRVDPDVLYVDNGSVLTSAGKAAAMDLCLHLVRLDHGSSIANTLARRLVVPPHRDGGQAQFVTTPVPAPGSHPLAGLFPWVLQRLDQPLTVEDLAREARMSSRHLGRHFRSVTGTTPLQWLHTQRIRHAQELLETTDDTVDTIASATGMGTATTLRRHFHRTVGVPPDAYRRTFRSRSLPGPEGGDGYETLMP